A window from Exiguobacterium marinum DSM 16307 encodes these proteins:
- a CDS encoding low temperature requirement protein A: MPPHHEKVEKIELFFDLVFVFTFIQLTLKLERHLTIHTFLEVLVLMALIWYIFEGYIWLTNTTKLTRRNHQIFMTLGMIGFMLISVAIPNAYNQDGFIFGLGFLVIVAVHSTLFLLHSNDDTKKAMLAIVPYNISFSIIILVASLFEGNVRLIVWGIVAIVAVLGPLVQKNRGQFEVSSWHFLERHYLILVIALGETIASTGRAAIDEDLTSDVVLTMILALTLTVLLWYSYVKDDEKRENRFYDMHTDKRDQTAKAGFYWSHLSMFLGIILLAVVKIAIIHDPMQTLDSAHRITLYVAIVLFGYGVIYFNRLFFNLSWKRLAFLAVLLVIPLIGPYLPAIILLLVITFIYYISIIVPLPFLKTKREET; the protein is encoded by the coding sequence ATGCCCCCTCATCATGAAAAGGTAGAAAAAATCGAACTGTTTTTTGATTTAGTATTTGTTTTTACGTTCATACAACTCACCTTAAAACTTGAACGTCATCTCACTATTCATACGTTTTTAGAGGTTCTCGTTCTCATGGCTCTCATTTGGTATATCTTTGAAGGGTATATTTGGTTGACGAATACAACCAAACTGACAAGAAGAAATCATCAAATCTTCATGACGCTCGGAATGATTGGCTTCATGTTGATTTCCGTTGCGATCCCAAATGCATACAATCAAGATGGATTTATTTTTGGACTTGGTTTTTTAGTGATCGTCGCAGTACATTCAACATTGTTCTTGCTTCACAGTAATGACGATACGAAAAAGGCTATGCTCGCCATCGTTCCATATAATATCTCGTTTAGCATCATCATCCTTGTCGCTTCGCTGTTCGAGGGCAATGTGCGCCTGATTGTATGGGGAATTGTCGCGATTGTGGCGGTATTGGGACCCCTCGTACAAAAAAACAGAGGTCAATTCGAAGTGTCATCCTGGCACTTCCTTGAGCGTCATTATCTCATCTTGGTCATTGCCCTTGGTGAAACGATTGCTTCGACCGGTCGAGCCGCGATTGATGAGGATTTAACGTCCGATGTCGTCTTGACGATGATTCTAGCACTCACCCTAACCGTTCTACTCTGGTACTCCTATGTGAAAGACGATGAAAAACGAGAAAATCGATTCTATGACATGCACACGGATAAACGAGATCAGACAGCTAAGGCCGGATTCTATTGGTCACACCTCTCGATGTTTCTCGGCATCATTTTACTCGCCGTCGTGAAGATTGCAATCATACACGATCCGATGCAGACACTCGATTCGGCACATCGTATCACGCTGTATGTCGCCATCGTCCTGTTTGGATATGGTGTCATTTACTTCAATCGACTATTTTTCAATCTATCTTGGAAGCGACTCGCGTTTCTTGCGGTCCTGCTCGTCATTCCACTGATTGGCCCTTATTTACCGGCAATCATCTTGTTGCTCGTCATCACGTTTATTTACTACATTTCAATCATCGTCCCACTCCCGTTCTTAAAAACAAAGCGGGAAGAAACGTAA
- a CDS encoding cupin domain-containing protein → MDLVTFMFTDDGSIPNHPDYPALLYRGVFDDPSGMRETFAHNEWTNSWVNGVFDYHHYHSNTHEVLGVIQGEATLQLGGTNGDLVRVSTGDVLILPAGTGHRRIEASTDFQVVGAYPDGRDYDTLTGKTEERPDSLKRIERVEKPTFDPVFGTTGPLHEAWTKEEIS, encoded by the coding sequence ATGGACTTAGTGACCTTTATGTTTACAGATGACGGTTCCATTCCGAATCATCCGGATTATCCGGCGCTCTTGTATCGCGGTGTCTTTGATGACCCGAGCGGCATGCGAGAGACGTTCGCCCATAACGAATGGACGAACAGTTGGGTGAACGGGGTGTTCGACTATCATCACTATCACAGCAACACGCACGAAGTGTTGGGCGTCATACAAGGTGAAGCGACCCTTCAACTCGGAGGAACGAACGGGGACCTCGTCCGCGTCAGTACGGGTGATGTCCTCATCTTGCCAGCAGGGACGGGACACCGCCGAATCGAGGCGAGCACAGACTTCCAAGTCGTCGGGGCATATCCGGACGGTCGCGACTATGACACGCTGACCGGGAAGACGGAAGAACGACCGGACAGCTTGAAGCGAATCGAACGAGTTGAGAAACCGACATTTGACCCTGTCTTCGGGACGACGGGTCCGTTACATGAAGCGTGGACAAAGGAGGAAATATCATGA